The genomic interval GTCGGCGCCCAATAGTACTCTGGTATCGTTATCCACAAAACTATCGGTGCCGGCGGAATAAAGGGTGAGCCCGGTAATGGTTTCCGCCCGCCCCATCAGGGCATTATTTATTTCTTTATCATTGGTTGCACCGAACCGGCTTACCCGGTCCACCTGTACATTATTGTAGCCACTTTCCCTTAACTCTTTTGCCGCCAACTCGGCTGCGTCGCTATTAGGGAAATAAGCCAATAGCGCCCGTTCACTAGGTGCTAGTTGCATACTTGGCCCTCCTTTATTTAATCAACTTTGTTATCGAAATTAAGCATAGTTTTTGTGCACCGGGGGCCAGTAATTCTTTTTATTAGATATTTTCTAACGGTAAAAAGCGGCAACAAGTAATGTCAAAAAAAACGCTGCGTATCGCAGCTGCCATTGTGATTTTCTTTATTCAATTTATAAAAAAGCTTAACGCTTATTAAAGCATTATTTTGCTAAATGCCAGTTGTTCAAAAAGCATTAGATCATCACTTGTAACCTTCGAACCATAGCGGGCCATCAATACATTAGCCGGGTGTTCTAAAATATCGGGGTCGTCAGTCGGTTTGGCAACAAAGCCGACTTTTCCGAACAATCGATCTAGCATTTTCCGGTATTCCCAAATATCCAACTGGTTGCCTTGAATGTCCCAGTGCCGAAAATATTCGGTGGTTATCACAATGTTTTTTTCCATTAATCCGCTTCCGAAAGCAAATTTCAGCAATTCAGAAGCCACCCTTTGTTGTCTAAAACTATTGGCCACTTCAATGCCGCCCAGTTCCAGCACTGCGGGGTGTTTACGCCATCGGCTGTACTCATCGGGATAGTGGAAGGTGACATAGCCGATTATTGTTTGGTTAATACGAGTGATAAATACCATGCCCTCGGGTGAATCCGCAATAAAACCAAGGGCAATTTTTTGTTTTTCGGGCTGTCGAAAATTGTTTAATTCGTGGTGCATGGAATAACCAGTTAACTGTTCCTTAGCCAGTTTTTCAAACACCAGTGTGCCAAACATTGTTTCAACAGCTAAGGGTAAAACTATTTTAGACAAGTTAATCTTCACTCCATATTTTTTGGGCTATATTACCTATTTCCTCCGTAAAACGATTGCTGCGATCCATGGTAAAAATTCTGGCGTGACCTTTTTTCCCTGATAAATCCGGGTAATTTGGAAGTACTCCGTAAAGGGATATCCCCAGTGCACGGCTTATTTCCAGAGGATCCTCTTCCGCATAGGTGGGATAACGGTTCAGCACCAACCCGAACTGATCCGGATTGAATCCTTCATCCTGCAGCAGGCGTATAAAAGCCTCTGCATTGGGCAAAGAAAAACCAAAAGGTTCGGCCACCAAAAGTACCTTATTCATTCTGAGCAGTGCGTTAAACGTATAATCACGTACTTTTCCATTGGTATCAAATACCAGCACATCATAAGGTGTTGCCAGCAGACTGCGCATTATGACATCTATACCGTATAACAACAATGGGGAACTGTCTAAATTGTCCGCCGTGTTACTGGCCAGCACTGATAAACCATCAAATTTTTGTACATATGGCTCTATTTCATCCCGGGTATAATTAATGTTCCAGAAAGGTAAACTATCAAGCTTTTTGAATATATCCGTCAGCCATGTACCAATGTTCGGTGAACTGTTAAGGCCCAACTTTTCGGTAAGCTGTCCCTTTGTCAGATCTAAATCCACCAGCATTGTGCTGCGGCCCTGCAGATGAAAAAAACCGGCCAATTCTTTAGCTACGGAGGTTTTACCCGTACTGGCGGTACAACCATAAACTGCCACCGCTTTCATACTACCCCTCCCTTACACTAAAATTCACCGGATACCTACCTTTTTCCTTTAAAAATAACCTGGTTTTAAAAATATTTATTAATACTGTAGGGACAAGTTTTATTGGTCGTTGCGATTAAGTTGCGATTAAATTAATTGCTCTTGTGATAAATTTAAATTCCCGGGTGTGATCTAGCTCATATTGGAGGGCAGCGAAATTAGGTAAATTATTAATAGCAAACAACAGCAACGAAAAAAATTAAATCCAAGGGAGGAATATTTATATGTTTTGTTACCAATGTGAACAAACGGCAGGTGGAACCGGTTGCACCAAAGTGGGGGTTTGCGGTAAGAATGAGGATATCGCCAGTTTACAGGACGCCCTGATAATCGGGCTAAAAGGTGTGGCCGCTTATGCATACCACGCCAGGGAACTGGGCCTGCGCGATGAAAAGGTGGATGCCTTTATGCATAAAGCGCTGTTTACCACTCTTACCAACGTCAACTTTGATCTGGATGACCACGTAGCAAAAGTGCTTGAATTGGGAGAAATAAATCTGATGGCCATGGAAATGCTGGATAAGGCCAATGTGGGGCGATTTGGTTCCCCGGAACCCACCCAGGTGTTCACCGGCTTTAAACCCGGCCCGGCCGTTTTAATCACCGGCCATGACTTGTTAGATATGTATGAACTACTGGTGCAGGCGGAAGCGGCCGGGGTTAACGTATACACCCACGGCGAAATGCTGCCGGGACATGCTTATCCGGAACTGAAAAAGTTCAAAAATCTAGTAGGGCATTATGGCACCGCATGGCAAAATCAAAAGAAAGAATTTGAGGAGTTTCCGGGTGCTATTCTGGGCACCACCAACTGTGTGTTGCTGCCCAAGGAGTCCTACAAGGACCGCATGTTCACCTGCGGTGTTGCTAAACTGCCGGGAGTTACCCATATTGAAAACCGGGATTTCACTGCAGTAATTGAAAAGGCCAAATCCCTGGGTGCGCTGCCGGAAAAAGAAGGTGGCACACTGACAACCGGCTTCCACCACAATTTTGTGCTGTCCATTGCCGACAAAGTAGTGGAGGCTGTCAAAGCCGGTAAAATTCGCCACGTTTTCCTGGTGGGCGGCTGTGAAGGTGCCAAGGCTTCCCGTAGCTACTATACCGAATTGGTGAAACAAATACCCCAGGACTGCATAATAATTACCTTGGGTTGTGGCAAGTATCGTTTCAATTATCTGGATCTGGGTGACATTGACGGCATTCCGCGCCTGCTGGATATGGGTCAGTGCAACAATGCTTACTCGGCTATCCAGGTGGCGGTGGCGCTGGCCAAGGTATTTAACTGCGGTGTCAATGACCTGCCTCTGAGTCTGGTGCTGTCCTGGTTCGAGCAAAAAGCGGTATCCATATTGTTTACCCTGCTGCACCTGGGTATCAAGAATATCCGCATCGGCCCGTCGGCCCCGGCATTTTTGACACCTAATGTACTGGCCGTTATTCAGGAGAACTACAACCTTCAACTCATCACCACACCGGAGAACGATTTGGAAAAAATGCTTGCGTAAGAGTGTAAGTTAATTAAATAGTTAGTAACCTCAGAAAGTAAAATGGCCCAAAGGGGCTTATGTAAGAATCTCTAAATGAGGTGACTTTACAGGTGCAATATAATAAAAACATTTTGCGTCAGTAAGGGATGGCAGCTTGCCATTCCTTACTTTTTTTGTGCTTATTTTAGTATAATGATTGTTTTAATAATTTAAGTTAGTTAACTGTTTTAAATATTAGTATGTAACACATATGGCGGCTCCGGCATAATTTGGTTTTAAAGTACATTGCTTCCGAAAAAGTTACTTGGAGGTATACGCGTTGAAAAACAGAGAAGAAAAAAAACCGGATCAAGTAAAAACCGGGGCTAAAGAAAAAATCGATGCGGTAACATCAACTGGATTGGGCCCGAGCCCCGGGGGGCCTGGCGCTGCTGTCCCGCATGAACCGCTGCAGTCTGTTGACCCGATGTATGCACCCTTTGACCCTGTTCAGACCGGTGGCTTACCGCCTTATTCCGGCCAACCGGGCTTTAGTTCAGGTTATCATCCAGGTTATCCTCCTCACCCCGGTTACCCGGGTCACCCTGGTTGTCCTGATTGCCCGGGTAAGCCCGGTGCCCCAAGTTGCCCGGACATGGAACTGGCCAGGGCTTACTTTTGCATTCAAAGGTGGGGGAAAGTTAACACCCCTGCCCGGGCATTGGAAACGGGCACATTGTTTCCTGAATTATATAGACCCTATCCCCGCTAATAGAATTTAAAACATTTAAGTGGTGGAGGTGAATTATTATGGAGCAACGCAATCAGGTGAAGATGCTGTTGCAAATACAACAATTATCATTTGTAGCTACCGAACTGAATCTGTTTTTAGATACTCATCCCGATGACCAACAGGCGCTGGCCATGTTTAATCAAGTGCATAAAGATTTATTGCAAGCCGTACGTAACTATGAGCAAGTCTACGGTCCCTTGCTTAGCTTTGGGTATTCTCCGAACGTGCAAAATTACTGGAAATGGGTGGATAGCCCGTGGCCCTGGGAAATTAAGTATTAAATATAGAAAGGATATGTGAATATGTGGGTGTATGAAAAGAAATTACAAATACCCGTCCGGGTGAGTGCCCCTGATCCCCGGATGGCTAAATATATCATAACTCAATATGGCGGGCCGGAAGGGGAACTTTCCGCTTCCCTGCGCTACCTGAACATGCGCTACACCATGCCCACCGCCATGGCCAAGGGGGTACTTACCGACATAGGCACTGAAGAGCTGGCACATATGGAGATAGTTGCCACGCTGGTATATAAGCTCATTGAAGGTGCTCCCATCGAAGCCATAAAAGCTGCTGATTTAGGCAGTCATTACGCGGATCACGGGCGTGCTCTATACTGGGAAAATGCCGCCGGGGTCCCCTGGGTGGCTGCATATGTTTCCGCTACCGGTGACCCGGTGGCAGATTTGCATGAAAACCTGGCCGCCGAACAAAAGGCCAGGGCCGTGTATGAAAACCTGCTTCATTTAACCGACGACCCGCAGGTAAAAGACGTACTGCGCTGGTTGCGGGAGCGGGAAGTTGTACACTTCCAGCGTTTTGGCGAAACATTGATGCACGTTGAGGATTATATGAAGAAAAAGAAGGTTTTTTAACAAAGCAGTGGTTCGGTTCTCCTGCTTTTTCATACTTGATAAACTTTAGCGTACAGGGGTTGGTAGAGGAACCAGCCCCTAATTCTTTTTAAAACTTGCGCCTATTCTCCGTAATCAAACCCTCTATCACCTGCTCCTAATACTGCAACCGTAATATTTGTTACTTTCATAATAAGTCCTCTTCCATAGCGATTATTATATTTTTGATTTTAATCCAGTGATATTGGTCAGTCCGTTTTTATATGAATGTTCTGTCAGTAATTGGCTCTAATTTATTACTATATTTAAATTATAGAATAAATAGTCAAATATAATATATAGTGTTAAAATATATATAATTCAATGGATACTAATTCGAGGTAGCGAATCATGTTTATGTATGTCTTTTCAATTGTGCTTATAGTAACCTCAAATGTTATTTATAATGTATGTCAAAAATCCACGCCGGCAAATGCCAATCCGTTTTCAGCGTTGTTTGTTACATACTTGACTGCAACTTTTTTTACCATCTTATTGTTTATATTTAACAAAACTGATAAGTCATTTTATGAATCCTTTTCCAACTTAAACTGGACAAGTATTGCCCTTGGCGTTTCGATAGTTGGTCTGGAATTTGGATATTTAATGGCGTATAGAGCAGGTTGGCAAATAAGCCTGGGTTCGTTAGTTGCAAATATAGCTCTTGCCCTGGCCCTTATTCCAATAGGGGTATTTTTTTATAAAGAGGGCTTTGATATTAACAAAATCATAGGAGCTGCATTTTGTGTTATTGGACTAATACTTATTAATAAGTAGGGCTGTAGATTTGTTACCAAAAGTTGGATTGGTTTTTCGGGATACTAAAAGAAAATGGATATCGAAAGCATAGTTTTGTCGGCACAAAAATGTTAAATTTTATTATTTTGATTGAGCTAAGTGCGTTGTATTAAACTTGAATTAATATATAATATTGGTTAAAGGCGGTAATAAAGCTTTTAGGTCAATTATATAAAGATGCTGAATAGTCAAGATTGGGAATTATATTGGCAGGAGGTAAAATAAAATGATGATAGAGGAGCGTTACAAGAAAAGATATAAGGTTGGCGATACTCCTTGGGATATAGGCAAACCTGATTTTAACCTGATACAAACTGTAACTACGGCGGCCATAGGGCCTTGTAAAGCACTGGATATTGGTTGCGGAACTGGCTATAACTCTATATGGCTGGCCCAAAACAACTTTGATGTAGTAGGTGTTGACACTTCAGATATTGCAATACAGGTGGCCACAAAGGAAGCATCAAAAGCTAATGTTAAATGTACATTTATTGAAATTGACTTTTTTACTAACAGAATTGAAGGGATGCCATTTGGTTTTGCTTTCGATCGGGGCTGTTTCCATTCATTTCAATCCGATGAAGAAAGGAAGAAATTTGCGGAAAATGTAGCTAACCATTTAGACAAAGATGGACTGTGGTTAAGTCTTATAGGTAATGCTGATGAACGTCGTAATGTCCCTGGTCCACCACAG from Desulfallas thermosapovorans DSM 6562 carries:
- a CDS encoding class I SAM-dependent methyltransferase, translated to MIEERYKKRYKVGDTPWDIGKPDFNLIQTVTTAAIGPCKALDIGCGTGYNSIWLAQNNFDVVGVDTSDIAIQVATKEASKANVKCTFIEIDFFTNRIEGMPFGFAFDRGCFHSFQSDEERKKFAENVANHLDKDGLWLSLIGNADERRNVPGPPQRTARDIVNAVEPYFEILSLVSGQFGSNHPKPPRAWVCLMRKRFIA
- a CDS encoding spore coat protein CotJB — protein: MEQRNQVKMLLQIQQLSFVATELNLFLDTHPDDQQALAMFNQVHKDLLQAVRNYEQVYGPLLSFGYSPNVQNYWKWVDSPWPWEIKY
- a CDS encoding EamA family transporter encodes the protein MFMYVFSIVLIVTSNVIYNVCQKSTPANANPFSALFVTYLTATFFTILLFIFNKTDKSFYESFSNLNWTSIALGVSIVGLEFGYLMAYRAGWQISLGSLVANIALALALIPIGVFFYKEGFDINKIIGAAFCVIGLILINK
- a CDS encoding GNAT family N-acetyltransferase produces the protein MSKIVLPLAVETMFGTLVFEKLAKEQLTGYSMHHELNNFRQPEKQKIALGFIADSPEGMVFITRINQTIIGYVTFHYPDEYSRWRKHPAVLELGGIEVANSFRQQRVASELLKFAFGSGLMEKNIVITTEYFRHWDIQGNQLDIWEYRKMLDRLFGKVGFVAKPTDDPDILEHPANVLMARYGSKVTSDDLMLFEQLAFSKIML
- a CDS encoding AAA family ATPase, encoding MKAVAVYGCTASTGKTSVAKELAGFFHLQGRSTMLVDLDLTKGQLTEKLGLNSSPNIGTWLTDIFKKLDSLPFWNINYTRDEIEPYVQKFDGLSVLASNTADNLDSSPLLLYGIDVIMRSLLATPYDVLVFDTNGKVRDYTFNALLRMNKVLLVAEPFGFSLPNAEAFIRLLQDEGFNPDQFGLVLNRYPTYAEEDPLEISRALGISLYGVLPNYPDLSGKKGHARIFTMDRSNRFTEEIGNIAQKIWSED
- the hcp gene encoding hydroxylamine reductase, giving the protein MFCYQCEQTAGGTGCTKVGVCGKNEDIASLQDALIIGLKGVAAYAYHARELGLRDEKVDAFMHKALFTTLTNVNFDLDDHVAKVLELGEINLMAMEMLDKANVGRFGSPEPTQVFTGFKPGPAVLITGHDLLDMYELLVQAEAAGVNVYTHGEMLPGHAYPELKKFKNLVGHYGTAWQNQKKEFEEFPGAILGTTNCVLLPKESYKDRMFTCGVAKLPGVTHIENRDFTAVIEKAKSLGALPEKEGGTLTTGFHHNFVLSIADKVVEAVKAGKIRHVFLVGGCEGAKASRSYYTELVKQIPQDCIIITLGCGKYRFNYLDLGDIDGIPRLLDMGQCNNAYSAIQVAVALAKVFNCGVNDLPLSLVLSWFEQKAVSILFTLLHLGIKNIRIGPSAPAFLTPNVLAVIQENYNLQLITTPENDLEKMLA
- a CDS encoding spore coat associated protein CotJA, with amino-acid sequence MKNREEKKPDQVKTGAKEKIDAVTSTGLGPSPGGPGAAVPHEPLQSVDPMYAPFDPVQTGGLPPYSGQPGFSSGYHPGYPPHPGYPGHPGCPDCPGKPGAPSCPDMELARAYFCIQRWGKVNTPARALETGTLFPELYRPYPR
- a CDS encoding manganese catalase family protein translates to MWVYEKKLQIPVRVSAPDPRMAKYIITQYGGPEGELSASLRYLNMRYTMPTAMAKGVLTDIGTEELAHMEIVATLVYKLIEGAPIEAIKAADLGSHYADHGRALYWENAAGVPWVAAYVSATGDPVADLHENLAAEQKARAVYENLLHLTDDPQVKDVLRWLREREVVHFQRFGETLMHVEDYMKKKKVF